In Natronomonas halophila, one DNA window encodes the following:
- a CDS encoding geranylgeranyl reductase family protein translates to MRDFVVVGAGPAGSRFARSAAEDGHDVLVLESGEIGRPLACSGHVSLDIWDFVPEEARDDLFQNAIYGARFHLGGADSEAHRFYKDEPVSNAIDRVGLDKTLARCAEEAGADVRDGHTVTAVDEKPGGVDVTASGPDGVETFEAHMVCGADGPRSRVRDEVGLPEPAELLHGVLGFEFEPDHQDFVDVHLTVPRFFAWRIPRGDAGVEYGLAVRPGDDAPQRFDDLIADYDADIDKRCSGAIPIGPPDRTVGKRSFLVGDAAAQTKPFTGGGILYGMRAADIAAREIDPRQPATLDDYERSWRDELRNDQRLGSLVRAGYSMPRPIQRAGMRAFSGEIAVHMDRPTSLFSKAQLRALLSWN, encoded by the coding sequence ATGCGCGATTTCGTCGTCGTGGGTGCCGGTCCAGCAGGGTCCCGCTTTGCCCGCTCCGCCGCCGAGGACGGCCACGACGTCCTCGTTCTCGAATCCGGAGAGATAGGCCGGCCGCTGGCCTGTTCCGGCCACGTGAGTCTGGATATCTGGGATTTTGTCCCCGAGGAAGCCCGCGACGACCTCTTTCAGAACGCCATCTACGGCGCGCGGTTCCACCTCGGCGGCGCCGACAGCGAGGCCCATCGTTTTTATAAGGACGAGCCGGTCTCCAACGCCATCGACCGGGTGGGACTAGACAAGACGCTCGCCCGCTGTGCCGAAGAGGCGGGCGCCGACGTTCGTGACGGCCACACTGTGACGGCCGTCGACGAGAAACCGGGAGGCGTCGATGTGACCGCCAGCGGCCCCGACGGCGTCGAAACCTTCGAGGCTCACATGGTCTGTGGCGCCGACGGCCCCCGCTCGCGGGTCCGCGACGAGGTGGGGCTGCCCGAACCCGCAGAACTCCTCCACGGCGTCTTGGGCTTCGAGTTCGAACCGGACCATCAGGACTTCGTCGACGTCCATCTCACGGTCCCGCGCTTCTTCGCGTGGCGCATCCCTCGCGGCGACGCGGGCGTCGAATACGGGCTTGCGGTCCGCCCCGGCGACGACGCCCCACAGCGGTTCGACGACCTGATTGCCGACTACGACGCCGACATCGACAAGCGGTGTTCGGGCGCCATCCCCATCGGCCCGCCGGACCGCACGGTCGGCAAGCGCTCCTTCCTCGTCGGCGACGCCGCGGCCCAGACCAAACCCTTCACCGGCGGCGGGATTCTCTACGGAATGCGCGCCGCCGACATCGCCGCCCGGGAAATCGACCCCCGACAGCCGGCGACGCTGGACGACTACGAGCGGTCGTGGCGCGACGAGTTGCGAAACGACCAGCGGCTTGGGTCGCTCGTCCGGGCCGGCTACTCGATGCCGCGACCCATCCAGCGGGCCGGGATGCGCGCCTTCTCGGGGGAAATCGCGGTCCATATGGACCGCCCGACCTCGCTGTTCTCGAAGGCCCAGTTGCGGGCGCTGTTGTCGTGGAACTGA
- a CDS encoding DUF6663 family protein: protein MTAPTADGTPRTEGPFRVLRGRDDDEWLLLDVESADPTYVSRDALPDDVAVGNRVEADISWDGDEPVVESAAIDTRTTFEFVRTEEPIFEAAQSCFEEARAEGEAMNSRVTYNTDNEANGVVYTFADQSGSQDLFVEFRDGHKPLEPLVARAAHPEEVDPPFSVFVIDPQEPFIVVYIVLEPDGLLDETVRDTYL from the coding sequence ATGACCGCGCCGACCGCCGACGGGACGCCCCGCACCGAGGGCCCCTTCCGGGTCCTCCGGGGCCGCGACGACGATGAGTGGCTCCTGCTGGACGTCGAATCGGCGGACCCGACCTACGTTTCCCGTGATGCGCTGCCCGACGACGTCGCGGTGGGCAACCGCGTCGAGGCCGACATCTCCTGGGACGGCGACGAGCCCGTCGTCGAATCGGCCGCCATCGACACCCGGACCACCTTCGAGTTCGTCCGCACCGAGGAACCCATCTTCGAGGCCGCACAGAGCTGTTTCGAGGAGGCCCGCGCCGAGGGCGAGGCGATGAACTCCCGTGTGACGTACAACACCGACAACGAGGCCAACGGCGTCGTCTACACCTTCGCCGACCAGTCCGGGAGTCAGGACCTCTTCGTCGAGTTCCGCGACGGCCACAAACCCCTCGAACCGCTGGTCGCCCGGGCGGCCCACCCCGAGGAGGTCGACCCGCCGTTTTCGGTTTTCGTTATCGACCCCCAAGAGCCGTTCATCGTCGTCTACATCGTCTTGGAGCCCGACGGCCTGCTCGACGAGACGGTACGGGATACCTACCTGTAG
- a CDS encoding acyl-CoA thioesterase has product MHEVYENVVRFEETDAQGIVFYGNYVTFQDETFTAYLEAIGYPYSSLKEADWDVHVVHIDLDYRRSAEFRDRLRNAVRVSAITESSIEFEYECRNDEGEVLVEGGVVHVAVDESGEPTRVPDEFREAVVDFQDVAPDPV; this is encoded by the coding sequence ATGCACGAGGTCTACGAGAACGTCGTCCGGTTCGAGGAGACGGACGCACAGGGCATCGTCTTCTACGGCAACTACGTCACCTTTCAGGACGAGACCTTCACCGCGTATCTGGAGGCCATCGGCTACCCCTACAGTTCGCTGAAGGAGGCCGACTGGGACGTCCACGTCGTCCACATCGACCTCGATTATCGACGGTCGGCGGAGTTCCGGGACAGATTACGGAACGCGGTTCGTGTCTCGGCCATCACGGAGTCCAGCATCGAGTTCGAATACGAGTGCCGCAACGACGAGGGCGAGGTCCTCGTCGAGGGCGGCGTCGTCCACGTCGCCGTCGACGAGTCCGGCGAACCCACCCGCGTCCCCGACGAGTTCCGCGAAGCCGTCGTCGACTTCCAGGACGTCGCACCGGACCCGGTGTAG
- a CDS encoding trimeric intracellular cation channel family protein, whose amino-acid sequence MTQDALTILFGDPFAVMNTIGLVAFALVGSSKAIREEFDLLGITIVGLAMAFAGGATRDLLVTRVPLALQSPIEISLGLLGVGLAIGLNVVLTSPETHPITLVADAIGLAAFATTGAIVATEAGVSVFGIVAIATINAVGGGALADILLDRAPFILFEDFYASCAVLGGVAYWVVGALGATGGTAAVVCAVVTVGTRLVAVVYDWHLPTVQTLGQLGK is encoded by the coding sequence GTGACTCAGGACGCCCTCACGATACTCTTCGGCGACCCCTTCGCCGTGATGAACACCATCGGGTTGGTCGCGTTCGCCCTCGTCGGGTCGTCGAAGGCGATCCGTGAGGAGTTCGACCTGCTGGGCATCACCATCGTCGGACTGGCGATGGCCTTTGCCGGCGGCGCGACCCGCGACCTCCTCGTGACGCGCGTTCCGCTGGCCCTCCAGTCGCCCATCGAAATCAGTCTCGGCCTCCTCGGCGTCGGCCTGGCAATCGGACTCAACGTCGTGTTGACGTCCCCGGAGACCCATCCGATTACGCTGGTCGCCGACGCCATCGGCCTCGCTGCCTTCGCGACGACGGGGGCTATCGTCGCAACCGAGGCGGGGGTTTCGGTGTTCGGTATCGTCGCCATCGCGACCATCAACGCCGTCGGTGGGGGGGCGCTCGCGGATATCCTGCTGGACCGCGCCCCCTTCATCCTCTTCGAGGACTTCTATGCGAGTTGTGCCGTCCTCGGCGGTGTGGCGTACTGGGTCGTGGGCGCGCTCGGCGCGACCGGGGGGACGGCCGCTGTGGTGTGCGCCGTCGTGACCGTCGGCACTCGGTTGGTCGCGGTGGTCTACGACTGGCACCTGCCGACGGTCCAGACGTTGGGACAGTTGGGTAAGTAA
- the bcp gene encoding thioredoxin-dependent thiol peroxidase produces MLEPGDEAPDFELENQDGETVRLSDFDGRVVVYFYPRADTPGCTTEACNFRDNWDDYAERNIAVLGISDDPVSDLAAFAEKYDLPIDLLSDEDGTVATKYDSYGEKNMFGNTFDGVFRNTFVVNDGTIEAVYEGVDPEGHAEAILADIE; encoded by the coding sequence ATGCTCGAACCCGGCGACGAAGCCCCCGACTTCGAACTCGAAAATCAGGACGGGGAGACGGTGCGGCTCTCCGACTTCGACGGCCGCGTCGTCGTCTACTTCTACCCCCGCGCGGACACCCCCGGCTGTACGACCGAGGCCTGCAACTTCCGGGACAACTGGGACGACTACGCGGAGCGGAATATTGCGGTCCTCGGCATCAGCGACGACCCCGTCTCGGACCTCGCGGCGTTCGCCGAGAAGTACGATTTACCCATCGACCTGCTCTCCGACGAGGACGGTACCGTCGCCACGAAATACGATTCCTACGGCGAGAAGAACATGTTCGGTAACACCTTCGACGGCGTCTTCCGGAACACCTTCGTCGTCAACGACGGCACAATCGAGGCCGTCTACGAAGGCGTCGACCCCGAGGGCCACGCCGAGGCGATTCTGGCGGATATCGAGTAA
- a CDS encoding SDR family NAD(P)-dependent oxidoreductase yields MRFEDDTVFITGAGSGIGRATATAVAEEGGFVVATDINEEGGQKTVDAVEAAGGEAVFHELDVTDAEEFDAVIETAVDEYGLDALVNNAGVGHPPAYTEDVTDTMFDYVMDVNLRGVWNGCQAALPHLKEQEDGAIVNVGSLASFLGLPKQAVYSLTKGAVLNLTRAIAAEAGPKGVRANAVCPGFIETPLGNQYFDSQEDPEEAKERAAQQYPLKRLGEPEEVADAISFLLSDEASFVTGHGLVVDGGFSTS; encoded by the coding sequence ATGCGCTTCGAAGACGATACGGTGTTCATCACCGGTGCGGGTTCGGGAATCGGACGTGCGACCGCGACCGCGGTCGCCGAAGAAGGCGGGTTCGTCGTCGCGACGGACATCAACGAAGAGGGCGGCCAGAAAACCGTCGACGCCGTCGAGGCGGCCGGCGGCGAGGCCGTCTTCCACGAACTCGACGTGACCGACGCCGAGGAGTTCGACGCCGTCATCGAGACGGCCGTCGACGAGTACGGTCTCGACGCGCTGGTCAACAACGCCGGCGTCGGCCACCCGCCGGCCTACACCGAGGACGTCACCGACACGATGTTCGACTACGTGATGGACGTGAACCTCCGGGGCGTCTGGAACGGCTGTCAGGCCGCCCTGCCGCATCTCAAGGAACAGGAGGACGGCGCCATCGTCAACGTCGGGTCGCTCGCCTCCTTCCTCGGCCTGCCGAAACAGGCCGTCTACTCGCTGACGAAGGGGGCGGTCCTGAACCTGACGCGGGCCATCGCCGCCGAAGCGGGGCCGAAGGGCGTCCGCGCCAACGCCGTCTGTCCCGGCTTCATCGAGACGCCGCTGGGCAACCAGTACTTCGACTCACAGGAGGACCCCGAAGAGGCCAAGGAACGCGCCGCCCAGCAGTACCCCCTCAAGCGCCTCGGCGAACCCGAGGAGGTCGCCGACGCCATCTCCTTCCTGCTCTCGGATGAGGCCTCCTTCGTCACGGGCCACGGCCTCGTCGTCGACGGCGGCTTCTCGACGAGTTAG
- a CDS encoding metal-dependent hydrolase, which yields MAGLALPTLSDVGTLGYAVYLLVAFATHAFVGYVLAATLTDARPAIGGVVGLAPDADFLFPAELGFPFLHRGITHTPVLAAACLLVGYALDVDEGVLAAVGLAYCSHLCIDSLTPKGIMWLYPLSETAFSTAIGGHSALPTAVIWALFGGLYVTYRRLPANTLTEALRRGSFAE from the coding sequence ATGGCGGGACTGGCCCTGCCGACCCTTTCCGACGTCGGGACGCTCGGTTATGCCGTCTACCTGCTGGTGGCGTTCGCCACCCACGCCTTCGTCGGCTACGTCCTCGCCGCGACGCTGACCGACGCGCGGCCGGCAATCGGCGGCGTCGTCGGTCTCGCACCCGACGCCGACTTCCTCTTTCCCGCCGAACTCGGCTTCCCGTTCCTCCACCGGGGCATCACCCACACACCCGTACTCGCCGCCGCCTGTCTGCTCGTCGGCTATGCGCTCGATGTCGACGAGGGGGTCCTCGCGGCGGTCGGTCTCGCCTACTGTTCGCACCTCTGCATCGACAGCCTCACGCCGAAGGGCATCATGTGGCTCTACCCGCTCTCCGAGACCGCCTTCAGCACCGCCATCGGCGGCCATTCGGCGCTCCCGACGGCGGTCATCTGGGCGCTTTTCGGCGGCCTCTACGTTACCTACCGACGCCTCCCGGCGAACACGCTCACCGAGGCCCTTCGCAGGGGTTCGTTCGCCGAGTGA
- a CDS encoding S66 family peptidase: MSDREFLTPPPLEPGDSVAVIAPSSGGAHDAPHVFELGLQRLRDAFDLEPVVYPTARQSNGFLADSPRARAADVHAAFRDPEISGVIATIGGADQLRILRHVDPEVLRNNPKRFYGMSDNTNLNLLSWTAGLVSYNGAQLMNELAVPGDLPAYTERYCRRAFFEDSLGELDESDEWTDEPTTWWTNPEEMGSPPEYEANPGWRWHGGTEAVEGRLWGGNRSIVEWHLATDRYLPAPEALDGAVLCLETAETIPDPDMVGATLMCLGERGLLERFDGVLVGRPPTRSYRKEPPREEREAYRERLYEAIIEEVGRYNPEAPVVCGLDWGHTTPIAPLPIGGRVSLDPAAETIRFE; encoded by the coding sequence ATGTCCGACCGCGAGTTCCTCACACCGCCCCCGCTGGAACCCGGCGACAGCGTCGCCGTCATCGCCCCTTCCAGCGGCGGCGCTCACGATGCCCCGCACGTCTTCGAACTCGGCCTCCAGCGTCTCCGCGACGCGTTCGACCTCGAACCGGTCGTCTATCCGACCGCCCGACAGAGCAACGGCTTCCTCGCCGATAGCCCGCGGGCGCGGGCCGCCGACGTCCACGCCGCGTTCCGGGACCCCGAAATCAGCGGCGTCATCGCCACCATCGGCGGCGCCGACCAGTTGCGAATCCTCCGCCACGTCGACCCCGAGGTCCTCCGGAACAACCCCAAGCGGTTCTACGGGATGAGCGACAACACCAACCTCAACCTCCTGTCGTGGACCGCTGGCCTCGTCTCGTATAACGGCGCCCAACTGATGAACGAACTCGCCGTCCCCGGCGACCTGCCCGCCTACACCGAACGCTACTGCCGACGGGCCTTCTTCGAGGACTCGCTGGGCGAACTCGACGAAAGCGACGAGTGGACCGACGAACCCACGACCTGGTGGACCAACCCCGAAGAGATGGGGTCGCCGCCGGAATACGAGGCCAATCCAGGCTGGCGCTGGCACGGCGGCACCGAGGCCGTCGAAGGGCGACTCTGGGGCGGCAACCGCTCCATCGTCGAGTGGCACCTGGCGACCGACCGCTACCTGCCCGCCCCCGAGGCGCTGGACGGCGCCGTGCTCTGTCTGGAGACCGCCGAGACGATTCCCGACCCCGACATGGTCGGGGCGACGCTGATGTGTCTCGGCGAACGCGGCCTGCTGGAGCGGTTCGACGGCGTCCTCGTCGGCCGGCCGCCGACCCGGAGTTACCGGAAAGAGCCGCCCCGCGAGGAACGTGAGGCCTACCGCGAGCGACTCTACGAGGCGATAATCGAGGAGGTGGGACGGTACAACCCCGAGGCGCCCGTCGTGTGCGGCCTCGATTGGGGCCATACGACCCCCATCGCGCCGCTGCCCATCGGCGGGCGGGTCAGTCTCGACCCGGCGGCGGAGACGATTCGGTTCGAATAG
- a CDS encoding cryptochrome/photolyase family protein — translation MRRPLVGDPPDYTLDDTEVPWVLGTQLTAESGPLARAPEGSRVLMVEAHDFARRKPYHHHKLTLVFAAMQAFRDRLEAAGYDVVYIRANTFGEALDEFFGRYPETTLVLMRSPSHGAERRLRELADKAGGDLRVVDNELFVSTRRTFDEWANGREAPFRHEEFYRWMRRETGVLMDGDDPEGGDWNYDEANREFPPDDWEAPPKPPVDHDEGVREVHEWVGEAFEVWGSDAFAGESDEGFVWPVTREGARDVLDHFIDERLPEFGPYQDAMRADEWAMAHALLSPAINLGLLHPVEVIEATEAAFEERDLPLPSVEGFVRQVLGWREFMRHVYRHAMPELADANQLGADRDLPECYWSGDTAMNCLAETVDDVRSRGYSHHIQRLMVLSNFATLWGVDPAELNDWFHAAYVDAYHWVTTPNVVEMGSYGHGVFATKPYVSSANYLTELSDYCAGCRYDPEADTGADACPFNALYWDFLDRNEEPLRSNHRMGLMYSHVDEKRESGEMTDIRERVAELREMADAGDL, via the coding sequence ATGCGCCGGCCGCTCGTCGGCGACCCGCCCGACTACACGCTGGACGACACCGAGGTGCCGTGGGTCCTCGGCACGCAACTGACGGCCGAATCCGGCCCCCTCGCCCGAGCGCCCGAGGGCAGTCGCGTCCTCATGGTCGAGGCCCACGACTTCGCCCGGCGGAAGCCCTACCATCACCACAAACTCACGCTCGTCTTCGCGGCGATGCAGGCCTTCCGTGACCGGCTTGAGGCTGCGGGCTACGACGTCGTATATATACGGGCAAATACCTTCGGCGAGGCGCTGGACGAGTTCTTCGGCCGCTATCCAGAGACGACGCTCGTTCTCATGCGTTCGCCGAGCCACGGCGCCGAGCGTCGATTGCGCGAACTCGCCGACAAAGCGGGCGGTGACCTCCGCGTCGTCGACAACGAACTGTTCGTCAGCACCCGCCGGACCTTCGACGAGTGGGCCAATGGCCGCGAAGCGCCGTTCCGCCACGAGGAGTTCTACCGATGGATGCGACGCGAGACGGGCGTCCTGATGGACGGCGACGACCCCGAGGGCGGCGACTGGAACTACGACGAGGCGAACCGCGAGTTCCCGCCCGACGACTGGGAGGCCCCGCCGAAACCGCCCGTCGACCACGACGAGGGGGTTCGCGAGGTTCACGAGTGGGTCGGCGAGGCGTTCGAGGTGTGGGGCAGCGACGCGTTCGCAGGCGAGAGCGACGAAGGATTCGTCTGGCCGGTCACCCGCGAGGGCGCTCGCGACGTTCTGGACCACTTCATCGACGAACGCCTCCCCGAGTTCGGCCCGTATCAGGACGCCATGCGCGCCGACGAGTGGGCGATGGCCCACGCGCTGCTGTCCCCAGCCATCAACCTCGGCCTGCTGCACCCCGTCGAAGTCATCGAGGCCACCGAAGCGGCCTTCGAGGAGCGCGACCTGCCGCTGCCGTCCGTGGAGGGGTTCGTCCGGCAGGTCCTCGGCTGGCGGGAGTTCATGCGCCACGTCTACCGCCACGCGATGCCCGAGTTGGCCGACGCCAACCAACTCGGTGCCGACCGGGACCTCCCGGAGTGCTACTGGAGCGGCGACACCGCGATGAACTGCCTCGCCGAAACCGTCGACGACGTCCGGTCGCGGGGCTACTCCCACCACATCCAGCGGCTGATGGTCCTGTCGAACTTCGCGACGCTGTGGGGCGTCGACCCCGCCGAACTCAACGACTGGTTCCACGCGGCCTACGTCGACGCCTACCACTGGGTGACGACGCCGAACGTCGTCGAGATGGGGTCGTACGGCCACGGCGTCTTCGCCACCAAACCCTACGTCTCATCGGCGAACTACCTCACCGAGCTGTCCGACTACTGCGCGGGGTGTCGGTACGACCCCGAGGCCGACACCGGTGCTGACGCCTGCCCGTTCAACGCACTCTACTGGGACTTCCTGGACCGTAACGAGGAGCCGCTTCGCTCGAATCACCGGATGGGACTCATGTACAGCCACGTCGACGAGAAACGCGAATCGGGCGAGATGACAGACATACGCGAGCGAGTCGCCGAACTGCGCGAGATGGCCGACGCGGGTGACCTATGA
- a CDS encoding carboxypeptidase regulatory-like domain-containing protein: MYRLVSLAIAAAMVGCLLITPTAAATQSQVTLTVSVVDQSDAAVDDATVTATWDDGEQTATTASNGRAFVDVPQGADVSIDVDHEEYTRNFPVTVEDASEQDVTVRVSQKGQATVVVTDSENQSLVNTTVELRRDGRTVATGQTDADGRFETDTIEQGRYQIEAVKPGYYRESISERVRTDGTHEISLERGTVRLDVTVVDDHFDPAERLENAVVQLDDADGEVARVRASGGTASLSVPVNTDYRVTVTKENYTESSQQLTVRESDRSVEIATQRVPTLTVEPQNTQVVVGEVTTLQVVNAYSEPLPNITVQRNGQAVGETDANGQLTVTIESAGENEFRAVGDDLESDPVVVNGIVPADEQTATEPTETTDGTNGDGPGFGVIAALLAIVAVAVIRR, translated from the coding sequence ATGTACCGGCTGGTGAGTCTGGCCATCGCCGCGGCGATGGTCGGCTGTCTTTTGATTACGCCGACGGCTGCAGCGACCCAATCGCAGGTCACGTTGACCGTCTCCGTCGTCGACCAAAGCGACGCGGCGGTCGACGACGCTACCGTCACTGCGACGTGGGACGACGGTGAACAGACGGCGACGACCGCGAGCAACGGGCGCGCGTTCGTCGACGTCCCCCAGGGCGCCGATGTATCGATAGATGTTGACCACGAGGAGTACACTCGTAACTTCCCGGTCACCGTCGAGGACGCCTCCGAACAGGACGTGACCGTTCGCGTCTCGCAGAAGGGGCAGGCCACCGTCGTGGTGACCGACAGCGAGAACCAGTCTCTCGTCAACACGACCGTCGAACTCCGGCGGGACGGCCGGACGGTCGCCACGGGACAGACGGACGCCGACGGCCGCTTCGAGACGGACACGATAGAGCAGGGCCGCTATCAGATCGAGGCGGTCAAGCCCGGCTACTACCGCGAGTCCATCTCCGAGCGGGTTCGCACCGATGGAACCCACGAGATATCGCTGGAGCGCGGTACCGTGCGTCTCGATGTGACGGTCGTCGACGACCACTTCGACCCGGCGGAACGGCTCGAAAACGCCGTGGTGCAACTCGACGATGCTGACGGCGAAGTCGCACGCGTTCGGGCCTCCGGCGGCACCGCGTCGCTCAGTGTCCCGGTAAATACCGACTACCGGGTCACCGTCACGAAGGAAAACTACACGGAGTCCAGTCAGCAACTCACCGTCCGGGAATCCGACCGGTCGGTCGAAATCGCCACCCAACGCGTGCCGACGTTGACGGTCGAACCGCAGAACACGCAGGTCGTGGTCGGCGAGGTGACGACCCTGCAGGTAGTCAACGCCTACAGCGAACCGCTGCCGAACATCACCGTCCAGCGGAACGGCCAGGCGGTCGGCGAAACCGACGCTAACGGTCAACTCACCGTCACCATCGAATCGGCGGGCGAAAACGAGTTCCGTGCGGTCGGCGACGACCTCGAAAGCGACCCCGTCGTCGTCAACGGTATCGTCCCGGCCGACGAGCAGACGGCGACCGAACCGACCGAGACGACCGACGGCACCAACGGCGACGGTCCCGGCTTCGGCGTCATCGCCGCGCTTCTCGCTATCGTCGCGGTGGCCGTCATCCGGCGGTAG
- a CDS encoding surface glycoprotein, giving the protein MRYRAILLSALLVVSMVGTAAAPAAAQSAEGEAYAGTHVEFDQQSNAVADYAVDGNVIVENVTMQSAGEARSQTGIGVETSVGAALAADIVGATIGSRSQTDASVTLGFESGGEMQTHDTQRGVVQFQATDGNQVVAVNVSSNADAQAESDERVVVTKDDGSQGAFIVVGEGSVAVDDNGDVTAEVYEDSQLVYRQYNDERSENDEEAEQMIQNGTATAEVYVQQSAESGGETAVEAIEYGNDTSVEVASTAENEINMTVERTRSQGKVVLTSVSEAAFENAEDLTVTVDGEAAAQADSYSAVEQSATEGDQPRYYVAQSSSAEATVDVAIGIDHFSARNVQLSSQDDATPTEDGSTATESESTETQSPDDSSQGDGAGFGALAALAALASSLIAARHR; this is encoded by the coding sequence ATGCGATACCGAGCGATACTGCTGTCGGCGCTGCTGGTCGTCTCCATGGTGGGGACGGCCGCAGCACCGGCAGCGGCCCAGTCCGCGGAAGGCGAAGCGTATGCCGGAACACACGTCGAATTCGACCAGCAGAGTAACGCCGTCGCGGATTACGCGGTCGACGGGAACGTCATCGTCGAGAACGTGACGATGCAGTCGGCCGGTGAGGCCCGAAGCCAAACCGGTATCGGCGTCGAGACCAGTGTCGGCGCAGCCCTCGCGGCCGACATCGTCGGTGCGACCATCGGCAGCCGAAGCCAGACCGACGCGAGCGTCACGCTCGGATTCGAGAGCGGCGGCGAGATGCAGACCCACGACACCCAGCGGGGCGTCGTCCAGTTCCAGGCGACCGACGGTAACCAGGTCGTCGCGGTGAACGTCTCCAGTAACGCCGATGCGCAGGCTGAAAGCGACGAGCGCGTGGTCGTCACCAAGGACGACGGCAGTCAGGGCGCCTTCATCGTCGTCGGTGAGGGCAGCGTCGCCGTCGACGACAACGGGGACGTGACGGCTGAAGTCTACGAGGACAGCCAACTCGTCTACCGACAGTACAACGACGAGCGCTCCGAGAACGACGAGGAGGCCGAGCAGATGATTCAGAACGGCACGGCGACCGCCGAAGTCTACGTCCAGCAGTCCGCCGAATCCGGCGGTGAGACGGCGGTCGAAGCCATCGAGTACGGTAACGACACCTCCGTCGAGGTTGCCTCGACGGCCGAAAACGAGATCAACATGACCGTCGAGCGGACCCGGAGTCAGGGGAAGGTCGTGCTGACGTCGGTCTCGGAGGCGGCCTTCGAGAACGCCGAGGACCTCACCGTCACCGTCGACGGCGAGGCCGCGGCACAGGCCGACTCCTACAGCGCGGTCGAACAGTCGGCCACGGAGGGCGACCAGCCCCGCTACTACGTCGCCCAGTCCTCCAGTGCGGAAGCGACCGTCGACGTGGCCATCGGTATCGACCACTTCTCGGCGCGGAACGTCCAGTTGAGCAGTCAGGACGACGCGACGCCGACCGAGGACGGGTCGACGGCCACCGAAAGCGAGTCGACCGAGACGCAGTCGCCCGACGATAGCTCGCAGGGCGACGGCGCCGGCTTCGGCGCCCTCGCGGCGCTCGCGGCGCTGGCATCCTCGCTCATCGCGGCGCGGCACCGCTAA
- a CDS encoding TetR/AcrR family transcriptional regulator encodes MVEETRERIMEATYRALCEHGYASLTMQDIADECDCSKSLLHYHFDTKEDLLVALLAYLLERFEERVATDGDPRDRLIDLVDAFLFGDERSREEHRAFHTALLELRAQAPHNDAFRDQLAENDAQIHATVAAVIDRGIDDGRFRNVDAARVSAHLLAAIQGARIRWVTLGHDTALEPVREALVSDVIDGWLVSG; translated from the coding sequence ATGGTCGAGGAGACACGGGAGCGCATCATGGAGGCCACCTACCGGGCCCTCTGTGAACACGGCTACGCCTCCCTGACGATGCAGGACATCGCCGACGAGTGTGACTGCAGCAAGTCGCTGCTACACTACCACTTCGACACGAAGGAGGACCTGCTCGTTGCGCTGCTCGCGTATCTCCTCGAACGGTTCGAGGAACGGGTCGCCACCGACGGCGACCCTCGTGACCGACTCATCGACCTCGTCGACGCGTTCCTCTTCGGCGACGAGCGCAGCCGCGAGGAACACCGCGCCTTCCATACCGCCCTGCTGGAACTCCGCGCGCAAGCCCCCCACAACGACGCCTTCCGTGACCAGTTGGCCGAAAACGACGCGCAGATTCACGCGACGGTCGCCGCCGTCATCGACCGCGGTATCGACGACGGCCGCTTCCGAAACGTCGACGCGGCGCGCGTTTCGGCCCACCTGCTCGCGGCGATTCAGGGCGCACGCATCCGCTGGGTCACCCTCGGACACGATACCGCGCTCGAACCCGTCCGCGAGGCGCTGGTCAGCGACGTCATCGACGGCTGGCTGGTCTCCGGATGA